A genomic segment from Luteolibacter ambystomatis encodes:
- a CDS encoding thiamine pyrophosphate-binding protein: protein MRAALAAGVREFVVCAGARNAALLEVLARAESQGRVKVWRHFEERSAGFFALGRTLDIDAPCAVVTTSGTAAAELLPAMIEAHYQSRPLVAVTADRPARFRGTGAPQAIEQPGIFGPHAVSSYEEWTGLGPLHLNVELEEEFKPGEVKFPEPAEFVAKEKSPLVGELARWLREDAYRGLVVMIGGLEPSDHEEVFHFCSDLGVPVVVEGTSGLREALQALALPNADRTLKARPPGKVLRLGDVPSGRFWRDLEDLPKTEVWSVCRGGFTGLARESKVVRGGVARVLRAIGQVDEIGDALDYLVDRSRQKARIDELLEAHPDSEPAMVRTLSLYASYGSSVYLGNSLPVREWNLFAQWDRPVSDVRANRGANGIDGQASTWLGWTAGRTGAWAMLGDLTALYDLAAPFVLEQLETKGRVLAVINNHGGRIFERLPRLADMSPRAAECFTNPQAADLSGWAKLWGMRHVRITTADDFDDLEQGDETVLLEVLPDAGQTRAFWAAWDRM from the coding sequence GTGCGCGCCGCCCTTGCTGCGGGCGTGCGTGAGTTCGTGGTGTGCGCCGGGGCGCGGAATGCGGCCCTGCTGGAGGTGCTGGCCCGTGCTGAATCCCAAGGCCGGGTGAAGGTCTGGCGGCACTTCGAGGAGCGCAGTGCGGGATTCTTCGCGCTGGGGCGTACGCTGGACATTGATGCGCCTTGCGCGGTGGTGACGACCAGTGGCACGGCCGCGGCGGAGCTGCTGCCCGCGATGATCGAGGCGCACTATCAATCGCGTCCGCTGGTGGCGGTCACGGCGGATCGTCCGGCGAGATTCCGTGGCACCGGCGCTCCACAGGCGATCGAGCAGCCGGGTATCTTCGGACCGCACGCGGTTTCGTCCTACGAGGAATGGACCGGCCTCGGGCCGCTGCACCTCAATGTGGAACTGGAGGAAGAGTTCAAGCCGGGGGAGGTGAAGTTCCCGGAACCGGCGGAATTCGTGGCCAAGGAGAAGAGTCCATTGGTGGGGGAACTGGCACGGTGGCTGCGCGAGGATGCCTATCGCGGGCTGGTGGTGATGATCGGAGGTCTGGAGCCGTCCGATCACGAGGAGGTGTTCCATTTTTGCAGCGACCTCGGCGTGCCGGTGGTGGTGGAGGGCACGAGCGGTTTGCGTGAGGCTTTGCAGGCACTGGCGCTGCCAAATGCGGACCGGACCCTCAAGGCTCGTCCGCCGGGCAAGGTTCTGCGACTGGGCGATGTGCCGAGCGGACGCTTCTGGCGGGATCTCGAGGATCTGCCGAAAACGGAAGTTTGGTCGGTATGCCGCGGTGGATTCACCGGTCTGGCGCGGGAATCGAAGGTGGTCCGTGGTGGCGTGGCCCGGGTGTTGCGTGCGATCGGCCAGGTCGATGAAATCGGGGATGCTCTCGATTACCTGGTGGACCGCTCGCGGCAGAAGGCGCGGATCGACGAACTGCTGGAGGCGCATCCCGACAGCGAACCCGCGATGGTGCGGACGCTTTCATTGTACGCCTCTTATGGTAGTTCCGTGTATCTCGGGAACAGCCTGCCGGTGCGGGAGTGGAATCTTTTCGCGCAATGGGACAGGCCGGTTTCGGACGTAAGGGCGAACCGCGGGGCGAATGGCATCGATGGCCAGGCGAGCACGTGGCTCGGTTGGACGGCGGGCCGGACCGGCGCGTGGGCGATGCTCGGGGATCTCACCGCCCTCTACGATCTGGCGGCACCGTTCGTGCTCGAGCAATTGGAAACCAAGGGCCGAGTGCTCGCGGTGATCAACAACCACGGCGGCCGGATTTTCGAACGCCTGCCGCGTCTTGCAGACATGAGTCCGCGGGCGGCGGAGTGTTTCACCAATCCGCAGGCGGCGGATCTTTCCGGTTGGGCGAAGCTGTGGGGGATGCGCCACGTCCGGATCACCACCGCGGACGACTTCGATGATCTGGAGCAGGGAGATGAAACCGTGTTGCTGGAAGTGCTGCCGGACGCGGGCCAGACCCGGGCGTTCTGGGCGGCGTGGGACCGGATGTAG
- a CDS encoding protein kinase domain-containing protein: MQAPRIDGLRVTDLTGAGPCGNVYAAHDESDVKLAVKVFHGMAINRALLQKTTARLEAAGWPSGVMQVVSADLESRPALIVMPWMADPAEDGHGVPRTLQNRLADFPGERSWPMVLDLARALAVFHNVQVAHGNLKPSNVFFDDEEKLSIADWSLGNMPGVTHADYSDAYLYQSPEQLRDPDGYLDEKGYRWDVFAFGVLAYRLITGAFPRCNETFLQVAPPPGDIRRDSAIHADLHKIARKLEADANVTWPDEAANPVEAGYREWIVRCLALDAAQRPATLAEVVRGFERVEEQVATETHRDQLLDQRRRADHRAWRALFAMGTAAALALVLGGLWQISLALLRKEKAAHTEDVRELKAKTDSAVTARDQAVKGESEAKQTLEHERDVALARLEASRAIGDHLFEWAMEKGHRSLPPLDGRELRLLRLERYFDDFLKRTADVTSLDDERARVKLELAEVSLAAGDANAAQTRLGDALEAWKNRPTDAAWKLRIGTDRLLLALLRQAKDDPGTAAAFVEARQILGSVPQGEVDADRLQQLMAVLDFHEAQLLAQGGKGDAKALEQLMRATQTLNRLVDQRPDVAVLRSELASCYLSSATILDGMGSLGDAREVRNLAAAELIKLLKEKPGDPKLRLELAGCYGAMAEAAVLSGDVASADSLSKQATGLLEALLREQPDNTEALSRLGAQRWIRAGLLRDSGKTDEAMNMVDDGIRMLEGARASDAANGTVAYRLALLWWQKGRMVGAAGKTDDELFLITKARDALNGLMERTEYGLIRGDQLKKSVAYLLGDLGHAQQLAGKNDEAKKTFAQAVIAWETLVKAQPRSEEAEEALSWCRQRLKEMP; encoded by the coding sequence ATGCAAGCACCGCGGATCGATGGGCTTAGAGTTACGGACCTGACTGGTGCCGGCCCATGCGGAAATGTGTACGCCGCTCATGATGAGTCGGATGTCAAGCTGGCGGTGAAGGTGTTTCACGGCATGGCAATCAACCGTGCGCTGCTTCAAAAAACGACGGCACGTCTGGAAGCGGCAGGCTGGCCGTCCGGGGTGATGCAGGTGGTTTCGGCGGATCTCGAATCACGTCCGGCGCTGATCGTGATGCCGTGGATGGCGGATCCGGCGGAGGACGGGCATGGCGTACCCCGTACCCTGCAGAACCGTCTGGCGGATTTCCCCGGCGAGCGATCCTGGCCGATGGTGCTGGATCTGGCGCGGGCGCTGGCGGTCTTCCACAACGTCCAGGTGGCGCACGGCAACCTGAAGCCGAGCAATGTGTTTTTCGATGACGAGGAGAAGCTGTCGATCGCGGATTGGTCGCTGGGAAACATGCCCGGTGTGACCCACGCGGACTATTCGGATGCCTATCTCTATCAATCTCCCGAGCAACTCCGCGATCCGGATGGGTATCTGGATGAGAAGGGCTACCGCTGGGATGTGTTTGCCTTCGGAGTGCTGGCGTACCGCCTCATCACCGGCGCGTTTCCGCGTTGCAACGAAACCTTCCTGCAGGTGGCTCCGCCGCCGGGCGATATCCGCCGTGATTCCGCGATCCATGCCGACCTTCACAAGATCGCACGCAAGCTGGAGGCGGATGCAAATGTGACGTGGCCGGACGAGGCTGCGAATCCGGTGGAAGCGGGCTACCGCGAGTGGATCGTGCGCTGTCTGGCGCTGGATGCGGCACAGCGTCCGGCGACGCTGGCGGAGGTGGTGCGAGGATTCGAGCGGGTGGAGGAGCAGGTGGCCACGGAGACGCATCGCGATCAGTTGCTCGATCAACGCCGCCGCGCGGATCATCGCGCCTGGCGCGCGTTGTTCGCGATGGGCACGGCTGCGGCGCTGGCATTGGTGCTCGGAGGATTGTGGCAGATCTCGCTGGCGCTGCTGCGCAAGGAGAAGGCCGCCCATACCGAGGACGTGCGGGAATTGAAGGCCAAGACGGACAGCGCGGTGACCGCGCGTGACCAGGCGGTGAAAGGAGAGTCGGAAGCCAAGCAGACGCTCGAACATGAACGCGATGTGGCATTGGCGAGGCTGGAGGCTTCGCGTGCGATTGGGGATCATTTGTTCGAGTGGGCGATGGAGAAGGGGCACCGCAGCCTGCCGCCGCTGGATGGCCGGGAGCTGCGGCTGCTGCGCCTGGAGCGTTATTTTGATGATTTCCTCAAGCGGACGGCTGATGTGACCTCGCTGGATGACGAGCGTGCGCGTGTGAAGCTGGAGCTGGCGGAGGTTTCGCTGGCCGCCGGGGATGCGAATGCGGCGCAGACGCGCTTGGGCGATGCCTTGGAGGCGTGGAAGAACCGGCCCACGGATGCGGCGTGGAAGCTGCGGATCGGCACGGACCGGCTGTTGCTTGCGCTGCTGCGGCAGGCGAAGGATGATCCGGGCACTGCGGCGGCGTTTGTGGAGGCACGGCAGATCCTTGGGTCCGTCCCCCAGGGCGAGGTGGATGCGGACCGCTTGCAACAGTTGATGGCGGTGCTGGACTTCCATGAGGCACAGTTGCTCGCGCAGGGCGGGAAGGGGGACGCGAAGGCGCTGGAGCAGCTCATGCGCGCGACGCAGACCTTGAACCGCTTGGTCGATCAGCGGCCGGATGTGGCGGTGCTGCGCTCGGAGCTGGCGAGCTGCTATCTTTCTTCCGCGACCATTCTCGATGGCATGGGCAGCCTGGGGGATGCGCGCGAGGTGAGGAATCTTGCGGCGGCGGAACTGATCAAACTGCTCAAGGAGAAGCCCGGCGATCCGAAGCTGCGGCTGGAACTGGCGGGTTGTTATGGCGCGATGGCGGAGGCGGCGGTGCTTTCCGGAGACGTGGCTTCCGCCGACAGCCTCTCGAAGCAGGCGACGGGATTGCTGGAGGCATTGCTGCGTGAGCAGCCGGACAATACAGAAGCTTTGTCCCGTCTCGGCGCGCAGCGGTGGATTCGTGCGGGACTGTTGCGGGACAGCGGCAAGACCGATGAGGCGATGAACATGGTGGACGATGGCATCCGCATGCTGGAAGGCGCGCGTGCGTCCGATGCGGCCAATGGCACGGTGGCCTACCGGCTGGCGCTGCTGTGGTGGCAGAAGGGCCGCATGGTGGGGGCTGCGGGCAAGACCGATGACGAACTCTTCCTCATCACCAAGGCCCGTGATGCGCTCAATGGGCTGATGGAGCGTACGGAATACGGTCTCATCCGCGGCGACCAGCTCAAGAAATCGGTGGCGTATCTGTTAGGTGATCTTGGTCATGCACAGCAGCTTGCGGGCAAGAACGACGAGGCGAAAAAGACATTCGCGCAGGCGGTGATCGCGTGGGAAACGCTGGTCAAGGCCCAGCCCCGCAGTGAGGAAGCGGAGGAGGCGTTGTCGTGGTGCAGGCAGCGGTTGAAAGAGATGCCGTGA